The DNA window AAGCCGTCTTGGGTGACAAGAGAGAACCACTGCCATCCGGATCAGCCCCAATCACCTCCATCAACCGATTCGTATTCAAGTCATAGGTATAGACCGTGCGATTCCCATTCTCATCCGTCATCGCCGTCTGGTTCCCCGCCGCATCGTACTCAAAGGTTTGAACCGCCTCCTCACCCACAATGCCCTTGGCAAACGTTATCTTCCATAGCTGCCCCGTTGGATTCAACACCCCCACCGTGTAGTCATACTCCGTGACCCTGCCCAGGGCATCCGTCATGGTCTTCACCCGTCCATCTGCCGTATAGGTATAGGACGTAATCACATCATCCCCGCTGCGGTCGGCAATCTGCTGCGAATCATCCAGCGTGCCCACCACCCGAATCAGGTTCAGCACATTCCCCTTCTGATCCAATTCGTAGCGTGTCTCCCGCCCTGACTCATCCACTTCGCGGGTCAACTGGTTAAATGTCGGGTCATACTCGTAAACCTGGGAGCCTGTCCCCTGAGTTGCAAGTGCGTGAATTGTGTCATTGAACTGAAGCCGAATCTTACCTACGGCAGGATCGGCGGTTGCAAAATCCAGATCACCATCCAGGTCAAAATCTGCAAATGCCGCTGGCGTCGCTGAAAAGCCCACCGCAAAATCCCGCCGCAACTTCTGAGAGAATGCGCCTGTACCGTTCCCCAGGAAAACCGATGCTATGGAGTCACTCGTGCTGATCAAATCCAGCTTGCCGTCATTGTTGACATCCTTCAACGCCACCGATCGCACATCATACTCCACCCCATAATCCCTGGTGGGATTGGGAGTGCCGACTGCGGCAAAGCTGCCCGTACTGGTTTGCAGCAAGACAGAAACCTGACTGCCCGTCGAATTGCCCACATTCGCAGTCACCAGATCCAGCCTGCCATCGCCATTGAGGTCGCCCAGGGAAACCGATCGAGGCGATGCTCCCACCGCAAAGCTTGTCGCCTGCCCAAAACTGCCTGAGCCAGTTCCAATCTGCACTGAAACGGTATTGATCAGATTAGCCCCGCTACTGTCTGAGCGAACCGACACCAGATCCAGCTTGCCATCACCATTGAGGTCACCCAAAGTTGCGAATTCGATGCCACTACCCGTCAGCGGAGTGGATTGTGGGTCAAAGCTGCCTGTCCCTGTGCCTAACCAGACCGATACTGCTTCCCCAGTCGTAAATACCAGATCTAACCGACCATCGCCGTTAATGTCTCCCAGGTTGATCGAGTGGGGAGTTGCTCCAAGCGCTGTCTCAATCCCAGCCGCAAACCTACCCTTACCATCACCCAGTCTGACCGATAGGGTGCCGTTCTGATTGCCTGTCACAATATCCAGGTTGCCATCCCCATTTAGATCCCCCAGCGAGATCGCCTGCGGTGTGATGCCGCTGGCAAATTCATAGTCAATCTTGGGCATCCACGTGCCATCCCCATTGCCCAGCAGTACAGACAGGGTGCTGACACCCTTAATCGGGTCGATTCCGTTGGCAGTCACCAAATCCGGGATGCGATCGCCATTCAGATCTCCCGTCACAACCTCCAGCGGATTACTCACCTGAATGGTGGCACCAGCACCCGTTGTGGCTCTATCAAAGAACGTGCCATCTCCCTGATTCAACAACGAATCTCCTGTACCGGGAGCCAGCAGGTCCAACTGACCCAGCTTGGTTGCATCCTCTGCCCTGTTGTTGAAGTTGCCCACTAAAAAGGCAGAACCACCATTTAAGGCATAATGCTTGGCTCCGGCAAACAGGGATTCTGATGTACCCTGATAGGACCAAACTGCAATATTGGAGGTTCCTGCGTAACTGGCGATTAGATCCGCTTTGCCATCTCCAGTGACATCTTTGAAATCAATGGCGTAAACCTTAGCACCCGGATTCAAAACGGTTCCTGTGGCTGCGATCGTACCGCTGGCATTGATGCTGTGAACAGAGATGTTTGCACCATTGAAAAATGCCAGCAGGTCGGGCTTTCCATCCCCATTACTATCGCCCAACGCCGCTTTTTCAGAAGCATTCGCATTAAACCGCGTCCCCTCTACATAACTCAAGCTGGTTTGTCCGGTTCCCTGACTGAGCAGAATTGAGACACCGCTAAACACAGGCGTTACCCCAGTGCGTGTATTGCCAGAAATCGCAAAGTCAAGCCTACCATTCCGGTTAATGTCCCCTAAAGTCGCCGCCTGCGGAACAAAATCGCCTAAATCTTTGAAGATGTGGTTCGTCGAAGAAAACGTTGAACTGTTGTTAAACCAAACTTCCAGAGCATTATCGGGTTGATTGGGATTTGCTTCCTTTCCATAGCCCAACCCATCCAGGCTGAACAAGTCCAGATTTGTATCACCATCCAAATCTGCCAGTCCGATCGCGTTAATCTCAGAGACATCACTTGTCCCGATCGTCAGGTTTATATCTGGAGTACTGCTAAACGTGCCACCTGATTGTTGGAACCGAACAGAGATTTGATGGGATGAACTAGGGGTATTTCCAACAGAAACCAAATCAGGTCTGTTATCTCCATTGATGTCACCAACCGCAAACGTGTTCCCCAACGAAAAAGTGCCGTTGCTATCGGTAAATTTGGTCAAAGCGCCAAAATTGCCCTGTCCATCCCCATAGGCAATTCCGTCAGAACTAACAAGGTCTAAGTTGCCGTCCTGATCCATGTCGTGAGCAACTACCTCGTTGCCCAGATTATGGAACTTAGCATTCGAGAACAATGTATCCGTCGCCTGCGTTCCCTGCGACAGACTATCGGAAATCCGGATCACATTGCCTTTGCCATCATACTGATAGGTGCTGGTATGACCACGCGCATCAGTCAAGCCAGTGGCAAGATACTTCTGCTGACCTGAGTTCCCATATTGAGTTGTTCCAGATCCTCCAATTCCATCCAGCGAAAAAATATCTTGCTGTGCTCGGTCAAGCTGGACGCGAGTAACATTACCGTTACCATCTACATAGTCAGCCTCAGTCGGTTTTTCTACATAGGCATTGGGCGCATTGATAGGATCGATCGTTTCGTTTGCTCTTCTTAGCCCTTGCACCTGAGCAGGACTGACTTTGATTATGGAACCATCAGCGTTAATCGAGTGAGTCGCCCGTCCGGCAAAGTCAAAGAACGACTGTTCAATGTTTCCCCGTTTGTCCTGCTCAGAGACAATGTGACGCTGATCGTCGTAACTCCAGGTTCGGGATGTCCCATCCGGGTCTTTAATCTTCGCCAGATTCCCTCCCTCATACTCCAACTCAGTGGTGCGATTAGCCGAGTCAGTAATCTTCCAGACCTTGCCTGCGGCATTATAGGTGAAGGTTGTTTCAAACCCAGTTGGGTCAACGATTTTGGTGAGTCGATCAGCTTGAGTCGTTGAATAGAGATACTGGGTCGCGTTGCCATTGCGATCTGTGACCTGCTCCAACCGATTTCCCGCATTGAAGCGGTACACCGTTCCATCCTTCATCCGGCGCTGAAACTGACCATTAACTCAGATCTTGCACCAGTCTCAATAAGGGTTGCCAAAAGAGACAAAATCTGAAAGAAAGGGCGTAGTAAAAAAAATCAGAAGACGGTCATGGAAACCATTCTTCAACACGCCCAAGCATTAGTGTATAGCCTTCTCTGCTTGATGCCCAGTGCCGATCAAAAAGCTAGTCTCAAGGCTCTATTGGGGCTGTTTCTAGACGCTCAAGGTCATGCTTTACCCGCCCATACCTGTGTCAAATCCCCCAGTGCGTTAAGTCGTTTTCTCAACCACTATCGTTGGTCTACTCGACAGGTGATTCGCACCACTCGACAGGCGATTTTGCAGCAGATTGCCACTCATCTGCCTCATGCCAAAATACCGATCCGGATTTTGATTGACTTAACAACCTTAGAAAAAAGTGGCAAGTTTCGGCAGTTGAGTACACCAACCTCAGATCCCGATCACCCCGACCCCTGGGTGCGCTTTTTGAATGGTAAACGAGGTCTGCACCTGGTTGTCCTCTACCTGGTCGTGGGGGAGTGGCGAGTGCCCTGGAGCTTTCGGGTTTGGCGAGGCAAGGGCTATGCTAGTCCGGCTCAGTTGGGGTGCAAGTTGTTGGCAACGGTGCCCCAGTCCCTGCTCAAGGGGCGAGTGGTGCTGGTGCAAGCCGATACCGAGTTTGGCACCGTTGAGTTTCTCAATGCCGTTCGCCAACGCTCTTGGCGGTTAGTCGTGGGTCTCAGGAGCAATCGCACCCTGCAAGATGGTCGCTGCCTCAAAGACCTTTACCGGCACGCGAAGCGGGGTCTCCAGGTGGTTCTCAAGGACATCGACTATCCCCTCACTGTCTCCTGGTTTTGGCTGAAGCGAGCGGATAACAAACGAGAATTACGATTTGTCGCCTCCACCTATCCGTATTCTGGGGCGTATCTCGTCCAGTTGGGGCGCAAGCGTTGGGCAATTGAAGGCTTTTTCAAAACTGCCAAGCATCAGTTTGGTTTGCATTGCTTTGGTCAAAGCACCCAGTTAGGCGTGTATCGTTGGTTGATTTTGTCGCTGATTGCTTACTTGTTGGCGCATTGGATAGATCAATGGTCACTTCCGTCTGTACTGGACTGGAAGATTGCCAGTCGCTTGGCAGTTGAAACGTTATTGCCCTCGATTGTCTGGTTTCAATTACTTAAACAGATCCGAAGGAGCACAGATATTGCCGCACAATATGGCTTTGAAATTACGCTCAAATCATTGCCTGACCCAGCTTACTGGGAAAGGTGCAAGATCTGAGTTAACTTTTGTCAGCGTTGAGAAATCTCCCTCAGAAGACTCGTACACACCGTTCTTCAACTCAAATTGGGTCTGACTGCCATCTCCATCAATCAGCAGAATGGTTTTTCCGTCCTGGCTCTGAACGATCTCCTGCAACCCTGCTAATCCCCAACCGCTTCCAAAAGCGCTGTTAATCGTGTTAATGACGATTAATTTATCAGTTCGAGTGGTTGACTTTCCGACAAAGCGTTGATCCGTGTCGCAGATACACAGCACCTTGATGCCTGTGGTCAGATCATACTCATAGATGCCAGAGGCGAAATTGCTCATGTCAATTTGCAAAGCACCATCAACACTGACGCTACCACTGCTAGGAGGAATTTTCCAAAGGTGTTCTCCCCCCGTCAACCCATAGCTATTGCCCTCATAACCAGGTACTTGATAAACCGAATCGCCGATTTTGACCTGCATTTTGGCAATCATACGGTAATTGTCATTGGAAGGCACATCGTCATAGCCAAAATGGACGATCGGTCTGGGGTCTGCTCGCAGTGAATCGTACCTCAACTGGATACCACGGGTTTTCCCTAATGACTGGTAACTCACAAGGTCATGGCTTTCTGTCACTGCCCCTGAGTGGAGTTCAACATCTGAGCCAGCGTTAAAATGCTTACGAACTTTGCATGATTCACATACTTCATCCGGGTTGCGATCGATCTGATCCAGCGCTTTCGGTGTAAAGGCTTGAGGCGCATAGAAATAGGGTCCGTCGCCTGGTTCACCGCTGCCTGGTGCTCCTGGCGGAATTCCCGTGAGGTTGTCAGGAATGATCCGACCAACTCCATTGGCACTCCCAGTCCCTACAATCTCCCACCTCCCCGTTACAATGTTGAGCCGATACAAATCCATTTTCCCAACATAGGGAGTGGCATTGTACATATTCACAGGAATCGGATCTGCACAGACTGCACCACCCATATCGATTTGAATCACGCTCTTAGGACTTACGCCATCTGGTAACGGCACAGGCAACTGATCCGGGTCGAGTTGAGTGATCGTCACTGAACCTGTATAAGGGTTACCTTGAGCGTCTTTCAGCCCTGATGGGGGGATGGTAATCGATGTAGATGTATCAGTGGAACTAAGAAACGGATTAACATAGTAAAACGTTGTTGATCCGTCTGGGTTCACTACTTGTTCTGTACTATTGGTGTCTACTGGAGTAAGGTAAATGGGCTGTTCAAGGACATTTTTGTAGCCACTATAGGGAGCGTGCCCTAGAAGTTCATTCACATTAATGGCTGTACTTGAATAGGTCTCGGTTTGGAACTGTAATCCAGCTATGTTCAATGCCCCAACAGGTAAGCTGCCAGTGAACTCAAACTGGAACGCACCATTAGCATCAGTAGTAACCGTTGCGTTACCCCAGCTTAAATTAACA is part of the Kovacikia minuta CCNUW1 genome and encodes:
- a CDS encoding FG-GAP-like repeat-containing protein, which encodes MKDGTVYRFNAGNRLEQVTDRNGNATQYLYSTTQADRLTKIVDPTGFETTFTYNAAGKVWKITDSANRTTELEYEGGNLAKIKDPDGTSRTWSYDDQRHIVSEQDKRGNIEQSFFDFAGRATHSINADGSIIKVSPAQVQGLRRANETIDPINAPNAYVEKPTEADYVDGNGNVTRVQLDRAQQDIFSLDGIGGSGTTQYGNSGQQKYLATGLTDARGHTSTYQYDGKGNVIRISDSLSQGTQATDTLFSNAKFHNLGNEVVAHDMDQDGNLDLVSSDGIAYGDGQGNFGALTKFTDSNGTFSLGNTFAVGDINGDNRPDLVSVGNTPSSSHQISVRFQQSGGTFSSTPDINLTIGTSDVSEINAIGLADLDGDTNLDLFSLDGLGYGKEANPNQPDNALEVWFNNSSTFSSTNHIFKDLGDFVPQAATLGDINRNGRLDFAISGNTRTGVTPVFSGVSILLSQGTGQTSLSYVEGTRFNANASEKAALGDSNGDGKPDLLAFFNGANISVHSINASGTIAATGTVLNPGAKVYAIDFKDVTGDGKADLIASYAGTSNIAVWSYQGTSESLFAGAKHYALNGGSAFLVGNFNNRAEDATKLGQLDLLAPGTGDSLLNQGDGTFFDRATTGAGATIQVSNPLEVVTGDLNGDRIPDLVTANGIDPIKGVSTLSVLLGNGDGTWMPKIDYEFASGITPQAISLGDLNGDGNLDIVTGNQNGTLSVRLGDGKGRFAAGIETALGATPHSINLGDINGDGRLDLVFTTGEAVSVWLGTGTGSFDPQSTPLTGSGIEFATLGDLNGDGKLDLVSVRSDSSGANLINTVSVQIGTGSGSFGQATSFAVGASPRSVSLGDLNGDGRLDLVTANVGNSTGSQVSVLLQTSTGSFAAVGTPNPTRDYGVEYDVRSVALKDVNNDGKLDLISTSDSIASVFLGNGTGAFSQKLRRDFAVGFSATPAAFADFDLDGDLDFATADPAVGKIRLQFNDTIHALATQGTGSQVYEYDPTFNQLTREVDESGRETRYELDQKGNVLNLIRVVGTLDDSQQIADRSGDDVITSYTYTADGRVKTMTDALGRVTEYDYTVGVLNPTGQLWKITFAKGIVGEEAVQTFEYDAAGNQTAMTDENGNRTVYTYDLNTNRLMEVIGADPDGSGSLLSPKTAYTYDANGNQLTVKDPNGNVTTSVYDKMNRLKQTISADPDGAGALTSPVVIYEYDRNGNQTAIRDPLLHRTEYRYDSRNRLVETIHPDGSREQPQYDLTNNNNGSVDGNGNRGTTVYDARGRRIREVDALGNITRFEYDAANQLIAQVDAKGNRTEYRYDQLGRQITVIDAQGHHTKTEYDKNGNVTIVTDALEHKTKYGYDKRDRQTTVTDALNHTTTTTYDKVGNVTDVTDALTHNTHYAYDALNRQISITDARGGISTTKYDAAGNVTDQIDALNRTTHYTYDNLNRQIRVTDPSSHTSTTDYDAAGNVVAQTDALEHKVQYRYDSQNRRTQVIDALNHSTTTTYDNAGNVTSITDDVSNKTTIFKFDALNRQTAVIDASGNTISRTTYDAVGNIATEVDALGHTTRYTYDFLNRRTEVMDALGNTTKTTYDAVGNVWKITDPRQNTTTYTYNALNRLTTDTNQLGKTRTYDYDAVGNRISLIDRNNQTRNFTYDKLNRQTQERWLDNLGGTIRIITSTYNDGSELTSLSDPNSSYQYTYDLNGRLKTVNNAGTSGTPSVLLTYTYDAAGNITSVFDAISGQTGSTTTAYAYSVLNQVTQITQSGAGAQSKRVNLGYNALGEMVSINRYSDLAGSNLVAGTSYTYDGLNRLQQLQHTRVGSNIASYIYGYDAASRITQITESNISATNYATNYNYDNTNQLIGADKPGASLDEGYSYDANGNRTNTGYSTGINNQLSSDGVYNYTYDDEGNLKTRTEIANSSNVRTFTWDYRNRLTGVTDTVNGVTQQTTYTYDALNQRIAKTVGSQTTRFVYDRGNVYLEFSGSSSTPGTRYLYGPMVDQVLAQESASAAPENRTTWMLTDHLGSVRDLVNNSGTVVNHFTYGSFGNVIGSMSGAAVDTRYKYTGREFDAETGMYYYRARYYDANGGRFIGQDPLGFSAGDSNLYRTHLRSQEVAASRFSISLTKQRLILVSA
- a CDS encoding transposase, translated to METILQHAQALVYSLLCLMPSADQKASLKALLGLFLDAQGHALPAHTCVKSPSALSRFLNHYRWSTRQVIRTTRQAILQQIATHLPHAKIPIRILIDLTTLEKSGKFRQLSTPTSDPDHPDPWVRFLNGKRGLHLVVLYLVVGEWRVPWSFRVWRGKGYASPAQLGCKLLATVPQSLLKGRVVLVQADTEFGTVEFLNAVRQRSWRLVVGLRSNRTLQDGRCLKDLYRHAKRGLQVVLKDIDYPLTVSWFWLKRADNKRELRFVASTYPYSGAYLVQLGRKRWAIEGFFKTAKHQFGLHCFGQSTQLGVYRWLILSLIAYLLAHWIDQWSLPSVLDWKIASRLAVETLLPSIVWFQLLKQIRRSTDIAAQYGFEITLKSLPDPAYWERCKI